The following are encoded together in the Xanthobacter autotrophicus Py2 genome:
- a CDS encoding dihydrodipicolinate synthase (TIGRFAM: dihydrodipicolinate synthase~PFAM: dihydrodipicolinate synthetase~KEGG: bja:bll5072 dihydrodipicolinate synthase), with amino-acid sequence MSPISSASRFRGSFTALVTPFRDGALDEKAFRAFVDWQIAEGTHGLVPVGTTGESPTLSHEEHNRVVEWTVQQSAGRVPVMAGAGSNNTAEAVALAQHAQKVGADALLVVTPYYNKPTQEGLYQHFKAIANAVELPIFIYNIPSRSVIDMSVETMARLFEIKNIAGVKDATANLARVSLQRQVLGPDFIQLSGEDATALGFNAHGGQGCISVASNVAPRLCSDFQTACLSGDYKAALAIQDILMPLHTALFVETNPAPTKYALSLLGKMSEEARLPMVPVSETTRAVVKSAMVHAGLIN; translated from the coding sequence ATGTCGCCCATTTCGTCTGCGTCGCGCTTCCGCGGCTCGTTTACCGCTCTCGTCACCCCGTTCCGCGACGGCGCACTGGATGAAAAGGCGTTCCGCGCCTTCGTGGACTGGCAGATCGCCGAAGGCACCCACGGCCTCGTGCCGGTCGGCACCACCGGCGAAAGCCCGACCCTCTCCCACGAGGAGCACAATCGCGTGGTGGAATGGACGGTCCAGCAGTCCGCCGGCCGGGTGCCGGTGATGGCGGGCGCCGGATCCAACAACACGGCGGAGGCGGTGGCCCTCGCCCAGCACGCGCAGAAGGTGGGCGCCGACGCCCTGCTGGTGGTGACGCCCTACTACAACAAGCCCACCCAGGAAGGCCTCTACCAGCACTTCAAGGCCATCGCCAACGCGGTGGAGCTGCCGATCTTCATCTACAACATCCCGAGCCGCTCGGTGATCGACATGTCGGTGGAGACCATGGCGCGGCTGTTCGAGATCAAGAACATCGCCGGCGTGAAGGATGCCACCGCGAACCTCGCCCGCGTGTCGCTGCAGCGGCAGGTGCTGGGGCCGGACTTCATCCAGCTCTCGGGAGAGGATGCCACGGCGCTGGGCTTCAACGCCCACGGCGGGCAGGGCTGCATCTCGGTGGCGTCCAACGTCGCGCCGCGCCTGTGCTCGGATTTCCAGACCGCCTGCCTTTCCGGCGACTACAAGGCGGCGCTGGCGATCCAGGACATCCTGATGCCGCTGCATACGGCGCTGTTCGTGGAGACCAATCCGGCGCCCACCAAGTATGCTCTCTCGCTGCTCGGCAAGATGAGCGAGGAGGCGCGGCTTCCCATGGTGCCGGTCTCGGAGACCACCCGCGCCGTGGTGAAGAGCGCCATGGTGCATGCCGGCCTCATCAACTGA
- a CDS encoding conserved hypothetical protein (KEGG: rpb:RPB_1467 hypothetical protein), producing MTKLLDQAIAEIRKLSDAEQDRAAELLLGLVHRDEAGEGGEADYQLTPEQIERVRLGLAQARRGEFADPQEIEELWRQFGL from the coding sequence ATGACCAAGCTGCTGGACCAGGCCATCGCCGAGATCCGCAAGCTCTCCGACGCGGAACAGGACCGCGCCGCCGAGCTGCTGCTCGGCCTCGTCCACCGGGACGAGGCGGGTGAGGGCGGGGAAGCGGACTACCAGCTGACGCCGGAGCAGATCGAGCGGGTCCGGCTCGGTCTTGCCCAGGCGCGGCGCGGCGAGTTCGCTGATCCGCAGGAGATCGAGGAGCTGTGGCGGCAGTTCGGTCTGTGA
- a CDS encoding plasmid stabilization system (PFAM: plasmid stabilization system~KEGG: noc:Noc_0444 plasmid stabilization system), with protein MAAVRSVKVHFTPVAQQDLAAILAYLRQHSPMGMRHVGSAIQQTIRLLAAEPFMGRPGVLPGTREFIVRGYPYIIAYEVDETRRELSIVSVIHTARQRP; from the coding sequence GTGGCGGCAGTTCGGTCTGTGAAGGTCCACTTCACGCCGGTCGCGCAGCAGGACCTTGCGGCGATCCTTGCCTATCTGCGGCAGCATTCGCCAATGGGCATGCGTCACGTGGGTTCCGCGATCCAGCAGACCATCCGCCTGCTTGCGGCCGAGCCGTTCATGGGGCGGCCGGGGGTTCTGCCGGGCACCCGCGAGTTCATCGTGCGCGGCTATCCCTATATCATTGCGTATGAGGTTGATGAGACGCGCCGGGAACTGTCCATCGTTTCCGTCATCCACACCGCCCGCCAGCGCCCCTGA
- a CDS encoding SsrA-binding protein (TIGRFAM: SsrA-binding protein~PFAM: SmpB protein~KEGG: bja:bll5070 tmRNA-binding protein): MSSKKTEAPRKIAADNRRARFDFEIGETFEAGVMLTGTEVKSLRTGKATIGESYAAQKAGEMWLYNAYIPEYLEANRFNHETRRPRKLLLHKRQIAKLGHAVEREGMTVVALKIYFNDQGRAKVELALAKGKKAHDKREASKERDWARDKARLMRDRG; encoded by the coding sequence ATGAGCAGCAAGAAGACCGAAGCTCCGCGCAAGATCGCCGCCGACAACCGGCGCGCGCGGTTCGATTTCGAAATTGGCGAGACTTTCGAGGCCGGTGTCATGCTCACCGGCACCGAGGTGAAGAGCCTGCGCACCGGCAAGGCCACCATCGGCGAGAGCTATGCCGCCCAGAAGGCCGGGGAGATGTGGCTCTACAACGCCTATATCCCGGAATATCTGGAGGCCAACCGCTTCAACCACGAGACCCGCCGGCCCCGCAAGCTGCTGCTGCACAAGCGGCAGATCGCCAAGCTCGGCCATGCGGTGGAGCGCGAGGGCATGACCGTGGTGGCGCTGAAGATCTATTTCAATGACCAGGGTCGGGCCAAGGTGGAGCTGGCCCTCGCCAAGGGCAAGAAAGCCCACGACAAGCGCGAGGCCTCCAAGGAACGCGACTGGGCGCGCGACAAGGCGCGCCTGATGCGCGACCGTGGCTGA
- a CDS encoding Glyoxalase/bleomycin resistance protein/dioxygenase (PFAM: Glyoxalase/bleomycin resistance protein/dioxygenase~KEGG: dre:797055 hypothetical protein LOC797055): MAGKIAFDHCVVHVSDFARSNAFYAAVLGAEVVPAGAGFAYRFGDRQLNLHGPGVDPVPVARLPVQPGNSDLCFRWSGPIAEAAAHLAAHGITAELGPVPRFGALGRGTSLYFRDPDGSLLEFISYDDAPGEQP, from the coding sequence TTGGCCGGCAAGATCGCCTTCGATCACTGCGTGGTCCATGTGAGCGATTTCGCGCGCTCCAACGCCTTCTATGCGGCCGTGCTGGGGGCCGAGGTGGTGCCGGCGGGGGCGGGCTTCGCCTATCGCTTCGGCGACCGCCAGCTGAACCTGCACGGGCCGGGGGTGGACCCGGTTCCGGTGGCGCGACTACCGGTCCAGCCCGGCAACAGCGACCTGTGCTTCCGCTGGAGCGGGCCGATTGCCGAGGCGGCGGCCCACCTTGCCGCCCATGGCATCACAGCGGAACTGGGCCCGGTGCCGCGCTTCGGCGCGCTGGGGCGGGGCACCAGCCTCTATTTCCGCGATCCCGACGGATCGCTCCTGGAATTCATCTCCTATGACGACGCGCCGGGGGAGCAGCCATGA
- a CDS encoding Redoxin domain protein (PFAM: alkyl hydroperoxide reductase/ Thiol specific antioxidant/ Mal allergen; Redoxin domain protein~KEGG: rpd:RPD_2643 BcpB protein): MTTYNSLPDSLPAPEDDGHAAHLPGLELPIIQLPATDGRLVDLSGLSGLAVVYAYPRTGVPGEPLPTGWDEIPGARGCTPQSCAFRDHFADLKAAGAEHVFGLSLQDTAYQQEVAERLHLPFPLLSDHRHELTHAIRLPTFTVEGATLLKRITLIIEDGAISHVFYPVFPPDRNAADVLAHLHAKRSQDGE; the protein is encoded by the coding sequence ATGACCACCTATAACAGCCTGCCCGACAGCCTCCCCGCGCCGGAGGATGACGGTCACGCCGCCCACCTGCCGGGGCTGGAACTGCCCATCATCCAGCTGCCGGCCACCGACGGGCGGCTGGTGGACCTCTCAGGCCTGTCGGGCCTTGCGGTGGTCTATGCCTATCCGCGCACCGGCGTGCCCGGCGAGCCCCTGCCCACGGGCTGGGACGAGATCCCCGGCGCGCGGGGCTGCACCCCGCAATCGTGCGCCTTCCGCGACCATTTCGCGGACCTCAAGGCGGCGGGGGCGGAGCATGTGTTCGGCCTCTCCCTGCAGGACACGGCCTACCAGCAGGAGGTGGCGGAGCGCCTGCACCTGCCGTTCCCGCTCCTGTCCGACCACCGGCACGAGCTGACCCACGCCATCCGCCTGCCCACCTTCACGGTGGAGGGCGCGACGCTGTTGAAGCGCATCACCCTCATCATCGAGGACGGCGCCATCTCCCACGTCTTCTATCCGGTGTTCCCGCCGGACCGGAACGCGGCCGACGTGCTGGCGCACCTTCACGCCAAGCGGTCGCAGGACGGGGAATAG
- a CDS encoding Uracil-DNA glycosylase superfamily (PFAM: Uracil-DNA glycosylase superfamily~KEGG: nha:Nham_2258 uracil-DNA glycosylase superfamily), which yields MAKVSVARASSARAPARAALEPGADCPLCPRLADFRHDWQAAEPGWHNAPVPAFGPEDARLLIVGLAPGLRGANRTGRPFTGDYAGDLLYATLIEYGFATGTYAAHPEDGLTLTDARIVNAVRCVPPQNKPTPEEIRTCRPFLSAPMAAMPRLAAIVTLGKIAHDSTLAALGQKASRLKFGHGVADTITDGTLGPVRLFASYHCSRYNTNTRVLTPDMFRSVFAAVRAYLDAA from the coding sequence ATGGCCAAGGTTTCCGTTGCCCGGGCATCCTCTGCCCGGGCGCCTGCGCGAGCGGCCCTGGAGCCAGGGGCCGACTGCCCCCTGTGCCCGCGCCTCGCCGATTTCCGCCATGACTGGCAGGCGGCGGAGCCCGGATGGCACAACGCCCCGGTGCCGGCCTTCGGCCCCGAAGATGCGCGGCTGCTCATCGTCGGCCTCGCCCCCGGCCTGCGCGGGGCGAACCGCACCGGGCGTCCCTTCACCGGCGACTATGCCGGCGACCTGCTCTACGCGACGCTGATCGAATACGGCTTCGCCACCGGCACCTATGCCGCCCATCCCGAAGACGGCCTCACCCTCACCGATGCCCGCATCGTGAACGCGGTGCGCTGCGTGCCGCCACAAAACAAGCCGACGCCGGAGGAAATCCGCACCTGCCGGCCGTTTTTGTCCGCGCCCATGGCCGCCATGCCGCGCCTCGCCGCCATCGTGACGCTGGGCAAGATCGCCCATGATTCGACGCTGGCGGCGCTGGGGCAGAAAGCCTCGCGGCTCAAGTTCGGCCACGGCGTGGCGGATACCATCACGGACGGCACACTGGGGCCGGTACGGCTGTTCGCGAGCTACCATTGCTCGCGCTACAACACCAACACGCGGGTGCTGACGCCGGACATGTTCCGCTCGGTCTTCGCCGCGGTGCGGGCCTATCTCGACGCCGCCTGA
- a CDS encoding protein of unknown function DUF88 (PFAM: protein of unknown function DUF88~KEGG: nwi:Nwi_1924 protein of unknown function DUF88): MQGLEKIALLIDGANLYSATKALGFDIDYKRLLKEFQSRGYLLRAFYYTTLIEDQEYSSIRPLLDWLDYNGYAVVTKLAREFTDSQGRRRVRGNMDIEIAVDAMELAEHVDHIVLFSGDGDFRSLVEALQRKGVRVSVVSTISTQPPLIADDLRRQADVFIDLVDLQPKIGRDPSERQGRMSETPRFLERRGAAAASDPGEP, translated from the coding sequence ATGCAGGGCCTGGAAAAGATCGCTCTTCTGATAGATGGCGCCAATCTATATTCAGCTACCAAAGCGCTCGGCTTCGACATTGACTACAAGCGGCTCCTGAAGGAATTCCAGAGCCGTGGGTATCTGTTGCGGGCGTTTTATTACACGACACTGATCGAGGACCAGGAATATTCCTCGATCCGCCCGCTGCTCGACTGGCTGGACTACAACGGCTACGCCGTGGTCACGAAGCTTGCCCGCGAATTCACCGATTCCCAGGGTCGCCGGCGCGTGCGCGGCAACATGGACATCGAGATCGCCGTGGATGCCATGGAGCTGGCCGAGCACGTGGACCACATCGTCCTGTTCTCCGGCGACGGCGACTTCCGCTCGCTGGTGGAGGCGCTCCAGCGCAAGGGCGTGCGCGTGTCGGTGGTGTCCACCATCTCCACCCAGCCGCCACTGATCGCCGACGATCTGCGCCGACAGGCCGATGTCTTCATCGACCTCGTGGACCTGCAGCCCAAGATCGGGCGCGACCCCTCCGAGCGGCAGGGCCGCATGTCGGAGACGCCCCGCTTCCTGGAACGCCGCGGCGCCGCCGCCGCCAGCGACCCCGGCGAACCCTGA
- a CDS encoding DNA-directed RNA polymerase, omega subunit (TIGRFAM: DNA-directed RNA polymerase, omega subunit~PFAM: RNA polymerase Rpb6~KEGG: bbt:BBta_4688 DNA-directed RNA polymerase omega chain) — protein sequence MARVTVEDCIDKVDNRFELVLLAAHRARMISSGAQITVDRDNDKNPVVALREIADEHVGPEDLKEDLIHSLQKYTEVDEPEPEAVPMIASGDSSGGEDSDVMLDRMTEEELLAGLQGLVPPEHTDDDEG from the coding sequence ATGGCCCGTGTCACGGTTGAAGATTGCATCGACAAGGTGGACAACCGGTTCGAGCTGGTCCTGCTCGCCGCCCACCGGGCGCGCATGATCTCGTCCGGCGCCCAGATCACCGTTGATCGCGACAACGACAAGAACCCCGTGGTCGCCCTGCGCGAGATTGCCGACGAGCACGTCGGCCCCGAGGATCTGAAGGAAGACCTCATCCACTCGCTGCAGAAATACACCGAGGTGGACGAGCCCGAGCCCGAGGCGGTGCCCATGATCGCTTCCGGCGACAGCTCGGGCGGCGAGGACAGTGACGTGATGCTCGACCGGATGACCGAGGAAGAGCTGCTCGCCGGCCTTCAGGGCCTCGTGCCCCCGGAGCACACCGACGACGACGAAGGCTGA
- a CDS encoding Auxin Efflux Carrier (PFAM: Auxin Efflux Carrier~KEGG: rle:RL0142 putative transmembrane permease protein): MLSTLADIAVIVLPVFGMVAVGYLAAKVKLVSERASDGLAEFVFSLAVPALIFKTLSESSLPEAQPWGYWISYFAGAFFAFGLAMLAARRLFGRSPQEAVIHGFAAGQANTVFVGVPLILKAYGPEGAVPLFLLIAIHLPVMLVAATVLMEGSAGFSRGTAMKLVRALALNPILIGIYAGALGRVLGIQATGIPKQMVDLIAAAATPCALISLGLSLKRYGMTGGDLAPSALISGLKLLVHPAAVYGLTFLFPMPAVWAGVAVLFAAMPSGINGYLLAQRYGIGVGASTSAVSMSTGLAVFTVALWLYVLGVG, from the coding sequence ATGCTGAGCACCCTCGCCGACATCGCCGTCATCGTTCTTCCGGTCTTCGGCATGGTGGCGGTGGGCTACCTGGCCGCCAAGGTGAAGCTGGTGAGCGAGCGGGCCAGCGACGGGCTGGCCGAATTCGTCTTCAGCCTCGCGGTGCCGGCGCTGATCTTCAAGACGCTGAGCGAATCGAGCCTGCCGGAGGCCCAGCCCTGGGGCTACTGGATCTCCTATTTCGCCGGCGCGTTCTTCGCCTTCGGCCTCGCCATGCTGGCGGCGCGCAGATTGTTCGGCCGCAGCCCGCAGGAGGCGGTGATTCACGGCTTCGCCGCGGGGCAGGCCAACACCGTGTTCGTGGGCGTGCCGCTCATCCTGAAAGCCTACGGGCCGGAGGGGGCGGTGCCGCTGTTCCTGCTCATCGCCATCCACCTGCCGGTGATGCTGGTGGCTGCCACCGTGCTGATGGAGGGCAGCGCCGGCTTCTCCCGCGGCACCGCCATGAAGCTGGTGAGGGCGCTGGCGCTCAACCCCATCCTCATCGGCATCTATGCCGGCGCGCTGGGCCGCGTGCTCGGCATCCAGGCCACCGGCATTCCCAAGCAGATGGTAGACCTGATCGCCGCCGCCGCCACGCCCTGCGCCCTCATCTCGCTGGGCCTGTCGCTGAAGCGCTACGGCATGACGGGGGGCGACCTTGCCCCCTCCGCGCTCATCAGCGGGCTGAAGTTGCTGGTGCACCCGGCGGCGGTCTACGGACTCACCTTCCTGTTCCCCATGCCGGCCGTGTGGGCCGGGGTGGCGGTGCTGTTCGCCGCCATGCCCTCGGGCATCAACGGCTATCTTCTGGCCCAGCGCTACGGCATCGGGGTGGGGGCCTCCACCAGTGCCGTGTCCATGTCCACCGGGCTTGCGGTGTTCACGGTGGCGCTCTGGCTCTACGTGCTCGGGGTCGGCTGA
- a CDS encoding glutamyl-tRNA synthetase class Ic (PFAM: glutamyl-tRNA synthetase class Ic~KEGG: bra:BRADO6498 putative glutamyl-tRNA synthetase, class Ic) — protein MPSSAMSSTAMSHPARFTCRFAPSPNGRLHLGHAFSALVNVEAARRMGGTFLLRLEDIDTTRCRPEYARGILDDLSWLGVVPDGPVRRQSDHFADYAAAIARLEALGLVYPAFESRSEIAGAVIGQESATGRPAPRDPDGAPLNPFPRAAMSDAARAALRDQGAPFVVRLDMAASIAAVSDMGGGPLTWEEAQGVPEGPRKTVEADAARWGDVVLARKDVPTSYHLSVVVDDAAQGITHVIRGMDLYHATSVHVLLQRLLGLPTPIYHHHRLILDDSGYKLSKSNSATSLAALRAAGATPQDVLRRLSLQPTPST, from the coding sequence ATGCCTTCCAGCGCCATGTCATCCACGGCCATGTCCCATCCCGCGCGCTTCACCTGCCGCTTCGCGCCCAGCCCCAACGGCCGGCTGCATCTGGGCCACGCCTTCTCGGCGCTGGTGAATGTGGAGGCGGCGCGGCGCATGGGCGGTACCTTCCTGTTACGCCTGGAGGACATCGACACCACCCGATGTCGCCCGGAATATGCGCGCGGCATCCTCGACGACCTCTCCTGGCTGGGCGTCGTCCCCGACGGCCCGGTGCGCCGGCAATCGGACCATTTCGCCGATTATGCCGCTGCCATCGCCCGGCTCGAAGCCCTGGGGCTGGTCTATCCGGCGTTCGAGAGCCGGTCCGAGATCGCCGGCGCGGTGATCGGGCAGGAAAGCGCCACCGGCCGTCCTGCCCCGCGCGATCCGGACGGGGCGCCGCTCAACCCCTTCCCCCGCGCCGCCATGAGCGATGCGGCGCGGGCTGCGCTGCGCGACCAGGGCGCGCCGTTCGTGGTGCGGCTGGACATGGCAGCCTCCATCGCGGCGGTGAGCGACATGGGCGGTGGCCCGCTCACGTGGGAGGAGGCGCAGGGCGTGCCCGAGGGCCCGCGCAAGACGGTGGAGGCCGATGCCGCCCGCTGGGGCGACGTGGTGCTGGCCCGCAAGGACGTGCCCACCTCCTACCACCTCTCGGTGGTGGTGGACGATGCCGCGCAGGGCATCACCCACGTCATCCGCGGCATGGACCTTTATCACGCCACCTCGGTGCATGTGCTGCTGCAACGCCTGCTGGGCCTGCCGACGCCGATCTATCACCACCACCGGCTGATTCTGGACGACAGCGGCTACAAGCTCTCCAAGAGCAATTCCGCCACCAGCCTTGCCGCCCTGCGCGCCGCCGGCGCCACCCCGCAGGATGTGCTGCGGCGGCTGTCGCTTCAGCCGACCCCGAGCACGTAG
- a CDS encoding HhH-GPD family protein (PFAM: HhH-GPD family protein~KEGG: rpc:RPC_4886 HhH-GPD) gives MMSEPHLSDQRAFDRALDDLLALDPRLVPLVDLAGRPTLRRRPPGFAGLAAVVVAQQLSVASARAIHGRLESTLGGAPSVEAMLAATPEALRAAGLSAPKIRTLTGIARALAEGAVDLDAVARMEADAAAETLTRLPGVGLWTADIYLLFCLGRADAFPHGDLALQVALGEAFDLPGRATPQGLRAVAEDWRPLRGVAAHLLWAYYGARRTRQGAPA, from the coding sequence ATGATGAGCGAGCCGCACCTGTCCGACCAGCGGGCGTTCGACCGGGCGCTGGACGATCTGCTCGCCCTCGATCCGCGTCTCGTGCCGCTGGTGGATCTGGCCGGCCGGCCGACCCTGCGCCGGCGCCCGCCGGGCTTTGCGGGGCTCGCGGCGGTGGTGGTGGCGCAGCAGCTTTCGGTGGCCTCGGCGCGGGCCATCCATGGCCGGCTGGAATCAACCCTCGGCGGCGCGCCAAGCGTGGAGGCCATGCTGGCCGCGACCCCGGAGGCCCTGCGCGCCGCCGGCCTCTCCGCGCCCAAGATCCGCACCCTCACCGGCATTGCCCGCGCGCTGGCGGAGGGGGCGGTGGACCTCGACGCCGTGGCCCGCATGGAGGCGGACGCCGCCGCCGAGACACTCACCCGCCTGCCCGGCGTGGGGCTTTGGACCGCCGACATCTACCTGCTGTTCTGCCTCGGCCGGGCCGATGCCTTTCCCCACGGCGACCTCGCCCTGCAGGTGGCGCTGGGCGAGGCCTTCGACCTGCCGGGGCGCGCGACGCCCCAGGGCCTGCGGGCGGTGGCGGAGGACTGGCGGCCGCTGCGCGGCGTGGCGGCCCATCTGCTGTGGGCGTATTATGGTGCGCGGCGCACCCGTCAGGGCGCGCCGGCCTGA
- a CDS encoding phospholipase/Carboxylesterase (PFAM: phospholipase/Carboxylesterase~KEGG: mmr:Mmar10_2351 phospholipase/carboxylesterase) codes for MTFPSGSFPLDGVSLDEPVLDGPRLRPRNGGAPDCLVVLLHGYGADGRDLIDIGNAWADLLPGAMFVSPHAPDPCAGAPVGRQWFPLTFRDPHELTLGAEGAAPLLRDFLAEELAKYDLPPSRLALVGFSQGAMMALKLGTTAQEAPAAVVAYSGMWVDAGRGDIQLSARPPVLLVHGSEDEVIPAQALFASAQGLSAAGVPVEWHLSQGLGHGIDDEGLFHGGRFLAEFLGKARR; via the coding sequence ATGACTTTTCCCAGCGGCTCCTTTCCCCTTGATGGCGTGTCCCTCGACGAGCCGGTGCTCGATGGCCCGCGCCTGCGCCCCCGCAACGGCGGCGCGCCGGATTGCCTCGTGGTGCTGCTGCACGGCTATGGTGCGGACGGCCGTGACCTCATCGACATCGGCAATGCCTGGGCGGACCTTCTGCCCGGCGCCATGTTCGTCTCGCCGCACGCGCCCGATCCCTGCGCGGGGGCGCCGGTGGGCCGCCAGTGGTTTCCGCTCACCTTCCGCGATCCCCATGAACTGACCCTCGGCGCCGAAGGCGCCGCGCCCCTGCTGCGGGACTTCCTCGCCGAGGAACTGGCCAAATACGATCTGCCGCCCTCACGCCTCGCTCTGGTGGGCTTCAGCCAGGGGGCGATGATGGCGCTGAAGCTCGGCACCACGGCGCAGGAGGCCCCTGCGGCGGTGGTGGCCTATTCCGGCATGTGGGTGGATGCCGGGCGCGGGGATATCCAGCTGTCGGCACGTCCCCCGGTCCTGCTGGTGCACGGCAGCGAGGACGAGGTGATTCCCGCCCAGGCCCTGTTCGCCTCGGCGCAGGGGCTGTCGGCGGCCGGCGTGCCGGTGGAATGGCATCTGAGCCAGGGCCTCGGCCACGGCATCGACGACGAGGGGCTGTTCCACGGCGGGCGGTTCCTCGCCGAGTTCCTGGGCAAGGCGCGCCGCTGA
- a CDS encoding HNH endonuclease (PFAM: HNH endonuclease~SMART: HNH nuclease~KEGG: nwi:Nwi_0745 HNH endonuclease), with translation MIRLRRRGVRSLTTALSPGAWPALVLNADYRPLSYYPLSVWSWQDAIKAVFLDRVNIVEYYDKAVRSPGFEIRLPSVVSLRTFVKPTRQPAFTRFNVFLRDRFSCQYCGSREDLTFDHLIPRSRGGQTTWENVVAACSPCNLRKGSHMPGDLGMWPAQMPYQPSVHDLHQNGRHFPPNYLHESWMDYLYWDTELDP, from the coding sequence ATGATTCGGCTGCGCAGACGAGGAGTTCGGTCCTTGACCACTGCTTTGTCACCAGGTGCCTGGCCAGCGCTCGTGCTCAACGCGGACTATCGCCCGTTGAGCTACTACCCGCTGTCGGTCTGGAGCTGGCAGGACGCCATCAAGGCGGTGTTCCTCGATCGCGTGAATATCGTCGAATATTACGACAAGGCGGTGCGAAGTCCGGGCTTCGAGATCCGCCTGCCCAGCGTGGTCTCGCTCCGTACTTTCGTGAAGCCCACGCGGCAACCGGCCTTCACCCGCTTCAACGTCTTCCTGCGCGATCGCTTCTCCTGCCAATATTGCGGCTCGCGCGAGGACCTGACATTCGATCACCTGATCCCGCGCTCCCGGGGCGGGCAGACCACCTGGGAAAACGTCGTCGCCGCCTGCTCCCCCTGCAACCTGCGCAAGGGCAGCCATATGCCGGGCGACCTGGGAATGTGGCCGGCGCAGATGCCCTACCAGCCGTCCGTGCACGACCTGCACCAGAACGGCCGCCACTTCCCGCCCAACTACCTGCATGAAAGCTGGATGGACTATCTGTACTGGGATACCGAGCTGGATCCCTGA
- a CDS encoding Disulphide bond formation protein DsbB (PFAM: Disulphide bond formation protein DsbB~KEGG: rpd:RPD_0326 hypothetical protein), translating to MVQRLDETAALLLVTGSALALAAAWYFQLVVGLAPCPLCLDQRLPYYAAIPLGLLAFAAARSGRTTLARVLLGVIGVAMVGNMGLAIFHAGVEWKFWSGPTACTGAPVMTGNILSALKGARVPRCDEAAWRLFGISMAGWNALIAAGLAVVAFGGATTRRKA from the coding sequence TTGGTTCAGCGTCTCGACGAAACGGCGGCCTTGCTGCTGGTGACCGGATCGGCCCTCGCTTTGGCAGCGGCCTGGTATTTCCAGCTGGTGGTGGGCCTTGCCCCCTGCCCGCTCTGCCTTGACCAGCGGCTGCCCTATTATGCCGCCATCCCGTTGGGACTGCTCGCCTTCGCCGCCGCGCGCTCCGGCCGCACCACGCTGGCGCGGGTGCTGCTGGGGGTTATCGGCGTCGCTATGGTGGGCAATATGGGCCTCGCCATCTTCCACGCCGGCGTGGAATGGAAGTTCTGGAGCGGCCCTACCGCCTGTACCGGAGCACCGGTCATGACCGGCAACATCCTGTCCGCCCTGAAGGGTGCGCGGGTGCCGCGCTGTGACGAGGCGGCATGGCGGCTGTTCGGGATTTCCATGGCGGGATGGAATGCGTTGATCGCGGCTGGACTGGCCGTGGTGGCCTTTGGCGGCGCGACAACCCGTCGCAAAGCCTGA